The SAR202 cluster bacterium DNA window GATCAAAATATCTGATGGACTTAGCTTATAAAATTACCTATAAAGGTTTAGATATTCCAATTCTGAGAGATTATACTTATAACGAATCAAAAAATATTTTGAAATCTTTGTACGGAATTGGTTCGAAAATTGCAGACTGTGTGTTACTCTACTCTTTAAATAAAAATGAGGCTTTTCCAATTGACCGTTGGGTTCAACGAGCTTTAAGAGATGGATATGGATTAGATATTAAAAATAGCTATAATGTTTCTAGTGAATGGGCAAGAACTAAATGGAAAGAACACTCTGGTTATGCTCAACAATTTTTATTTCAATATCAAAAAGAATTAAATAATGAAAAATAATTCTAACATTTACCAATTCTTTATAAGTCTAAGCATGGCTTTAATACCCTTTATAATATCTGCAATAGGATTTATTTCATTTAATTCTTTATCAAATCAAAAACAATCCTGTCTACAGTTATATGTTCCAGCTTCCTATATTGAAAGATCATTAGTTATAATTAACGACCAGACTGAGTATTTATCTGGTGTTTTAGTAGATGATAGTGAATTTGGTGAACTTATATTGACTAGTAGCAGACGACTAGATAGAAACAAAATGCAAGAAAATCTTTATGAAATATCTATAGATAATTTAGAGACTATAAAACCATTATATGGAGACTATATACCTAATAAAAATATGGGTTTTTTTCAAATTTCTACTCCATCTTATATTTCACCATTACCTTTATCTGAAACTAGACCCG harbors:
- a CDS encoding trypsin-like peptidase domain-containing protein codes for the protein MKNNSNIYQFFISLSMALIPFIISAIGFISFNSLSNQKQSCLQLYVPASYIERSLVIINDQTEYLSGVLVDDSEFGELILTSSRRLDRNKMQENLYEISIDNLETIKPLYGDYIPNKNMGFFQISTPSYISPLPLSETRPAIGEIAYTATILNGETEMYSGRYSNSITLDNGNLVHIYSGSIGIAYEGSPVIDKCGNLLGVIIEGSDRYFAISSLNPEIFAKSFN